The following are encoded in a window of Rosa chinensis cultivar Old Blush chromosome 4, RchiOBHm-V2, whole genome shotgun sequence genomic DNA:
- the LOC112196990 gene encoding disease resistance protein RUN1 isoform X3, whose translation MQKHSRKATFNCSSKAKNEKQNMASLTNEAASSSSSSLPHSSTDHQNHYTYEVFLSFRGEDTRFNFTDHLHTALCQKGIETFRDDKLSRGEDISQELLKAIEESRVSIIVFSQNYASSRWCLDELVKILECRKSRGHEVRPVFYKVDPSDVRHQRGAFGEAFATLDQCKYKDSIGKWKATLKEAADLSGWPIKDGEYEGKFIRKIVGELSARVVNPSCMLQIATHPIGIESCRQDVNRLLHAKENIVCMVGIWGPGGIGKTTIAKAVFNSIRHNFEGSCFLEDVRSNGLAPLQERLLFDIFRDSTLKVCNVDQGVNFIKTWMRKKKVLVVLDDVSHSSQLQNLVPSHDCFSPGSRILITTRDKRWLIAHQVDEVYEVKMLNDRQALNLFSLNAFKRNDPPGDYLELAQRVVRYAQGLPLALIVLGSHLFLKSRDEWEATLDGCKGEDPHIEIINVLKISYDALGVDLKGYFLDIACFFKGKYVDNVKPILEACYDLKSLIGIAQLKQKALIRIDYETFKGGRIWMHDLIEEMGKEIVRQEGESSGRSRLWKYDDVDHVLTDNMGTKKIKGIEVEGQLGKTICLNAKSFSEMKNLRYFVSDYFAHYSGNIDYLSNELRWLNWSGCPIQSFPSNFHPRKLVALHIPYSRFIRRLWEGLKNFPILTSMDLRCCKSLTELPNFTGIPNLKELNLYGCESLVVVHQSVGFLDKLVTLSLEGCYKLVKLPTEISLKSLIAMDLSDCRRLEEFPKIIGKIDSFKKLNLSHTSIKELHSSIGNLMGLNELNLADCKNLTTIPCSIYELQNVEILDVSGCSNLVTFPTKASISYDHDSGSLALPKLRALRINRCNLSTADFIGSLGCFETLTELDLSSNNFVSVPALGKFVNLPRIDLYCCKRLREIPELPPNILKVNARDCESLERFLILPKSLKMLEMNLWNCHRFSYSLCYDMVENILLNNQHNTRFGLVLPDSEVPKWFHCSKEVAANEKGPSSTCAISFEIPSKLNWENIGLAVCSVLERRSFMTRDGVDISINGVFIHRCSDLPSWRRSNWLYPTADHMWLTYFPLSDEIKGKVDQKGWVPIDYYGKYPIELTYQCQVEFYCSAQIKSCGVHLICQPPKEYSNKIVMAAEPAHESGMPMAFPCELMNSMNLEVKVVGEARSTQIDEFGFQRELQNAVSESYITDEARLVDGASMSEPLAQPHSGEEDQDRSTKYVSGSATATTTSQLQTPNAKSRKRKWKNVQASGPSSPSPSVLNSIEPSNEAGGSSSPPSGEAAFPQIMAMQDMMNQLMTVQKELQKQMTMMVPVLITNEGKRLESALSRSTEKAVKANNIALRALSQEENAKNEKLLRDRTQQVTGLIVNKDFPAMLEKMVKNEIAAVGPAVVRAITPATEKTIPLVISDCFQRGVGDKAVNQLEKSANSKLEATVSRQIEAQFQTSGKQALQDALKSSMEASVVPAFEKSCKAMFEQVDATVQKVMVEHATVAQQHFESAHSPLAHALREAISSASSVTQTLSGELADGQRKLVALAAARGNSSAVNPDCCSAMCNALW comes from the exons ATGCAAAAGCACTCTAGGAAGGCAACATTCAACTGTTCGAGCAAAGCAAAGAACGAAAAGCAAAATATGGCTTCTCTGACCAATGAAGCAGccagttcttcatcttcttctctcccaCATTCTTCTACTGATCACCAAAATCATTACACATACGAGGTGTTTCTGAGTTTTCGAGGCGAGGATACACGCTTTAATTTTACAGATCATTTGCACACTGCTTTGTGTCAGAAGGGAATTGAGACCTTTAGAGATGATAAGCTTAGCAGAGGAGAGGACATATCACAAGAGCTCCTTAAAGCAATTGAGGAGTCCAGAGTTTCAATCATTGTCTTCTCTCAAAACTATGCTTCCTCAAGGTGGTGCCTAGATGAACTGGTCAAGATACTTGAATGCAGAAAATCAAGAGGACACGAGGTTAGACCGGTTTTCTACAAGGTGGATCCCTCAGATGTCCGACACCAAAGAGGTGCTTTCGGTGAGGCATTTGCTACGCTTGATCAATGCAAATACAAGGATAGCATAGGCAAATGGAAGGCAACTCTTAAGGAAGCAGCAGATTTGTCTGGATGGCCTATCAAGGATGGCGA GTATGAGGGTAAATTTATCAGGAAGATTGTTGGGGAGTTGTCCGCCCGAGTAGTAAACCCTTCATGTATGTTGCAAATTGCTACACATCCAATTGGAATAGAGTCTTGTAGACAAGACGTCAACAGACTTTTACATGCCAAGGAAAATATTGTTTGCATGGTAGGCATATGGGGGCCTGGTGGAATAGGAAAGACTACCATCGCGAAAGCTGTGTTTAATTCAATTCGCCATAACTTTGAAGGTAGCTGTTTTTTGGAAGATGTTAGATCAAATGGCCTAGCCCCACTACAGGAGAGACTTTTGTTTGATATTTTCAGGGACTCAACTTTGAAGGTGTGCAATGTTGATCAAGGAGTCAATTTTATAAAGACATGGAtgcgaaaaaaaaaagttcttgtAGTCCTTGATGACGTCAGTCATTCTAGCCAATTACAGAATTTAGTTCCATCCCATGATTGTTTTAGCCCCGGCAGTAGAATTCtcataacaacaagagataaaCGTTGGCTAATTGCTCATCAAGTTGATGAAGTATATGAGGTCAAGATGTTAAATGATCGTCAAGCTTTGAATTTGTTTAGTTTGAATGCATTCAAAAGAAATGATCCTCCAGGCGATTATCTGGAACTTGCACAACGTGTTGTACGCTATGCCCAGGGCCTTCCATTAGCTTTGATAGTTTTAGGCTCTCATCTATTTCTTAAAAGCAGGGATGAGTGGGAAGCTACATTAGATGGTTGTAAAGGAGAAGATCCACACATAGAGATAATAAACGTTCTCAAAATAAGTTATGATGCTCTGGGAGTAGATTTAAAAGGATATTTTCTTGATATCGCTTGTTTCTTTAAGGGTAAGTATGTAGACAATGTGAAACCAATACTAGAAGCTTGCTACGACCTCAAATCATTGATTGGTATTGCACAACTCAAACAAAAGGCCTTAATTAGAATTGACTATGAGACTTTCAAGGGTGGTAGGATTTGGATGCATGACTTGATAGAAGAAATGGGTAAAGAAATAGTGCGTCAGGAGGGTGAATCTAGCGGAAGGAGTAGATTGTGGAAATATGATGATGTCGACCATGTTTTAACAGATAATATG ggaacaaagaaaataaaaggcaTCGAAGTAGAGGGGCAGCTAGGAAAAACGATATGTTTGAATGCTAAAAGCTTTTCAGAGATGAAAAATCTTAGATACTTTGTCAGCGATTATTTTGCACACTATTCTGGGAATATCGATTATCTATCCAATGAGTTGAGGTGGCTTAATTGGTCCGGATGTCCGATACAATCATTTCCTTCAAATTTTCATCCAAGGAAACTTGTTGCTCTCCATATTCCATACAGCCGTTTTATCAGACGACTATGGGAGGGACTGAAG AATTTTCCAATTCTAACATCTATGGACTTAAGATGTTGTAAATCCCTAACAGAACTCCCGAACTTCACCGGAATACCCAACTTGAAAGAGCTGAATTTATATGGTTGTGAAAGTCTAGTTGTGGTTCATCAGTCTGTTGGATTCCTAGATAAGCTTGTGACCTTAAGTCTTGAAGGCTGCTATAAACTTGTTAAGTTGCCAACCGAAATTAGCTTGAAATCTCTCATTGCTATGGATCTTAGTGATTGTCGTAGGCTAGaggaatttccaaaaattattgGAAAGATAGATTCCTTTAAAAAGTTGAACCTATCACACACTAGCATTAAAGAATTGCATTCATCAATTGGAAATCTCATGGGGCTTAATGAGTTGAATCTAGCAGATTGTAAAAATCTTACAACAATACCATGCAGCATATATGAGTTACAAAATGTAGAGATCCTAGATGTGAGTGGATGCTCAAATCTCGTTACATTTCCAACAAAAGCAAGCATTTCATATGATCATGACAGTGGTTCATTAGCGCTTCCCAAGCTCCGTGCACTGAGAATCAACAGATGTAATTTATCAACTGCTGATTTCATTGGGAGTCTTGgttgctttgaaacattaaccgAACTTGATCTCTCAAGTAACAATTTTGTCAGTGTTCCTGCACTTGGCAAATTTGTCAACTTGCCAAGGATTGACTTGTATTGTTGCAAGAGACTTCGCGAGATTCCAGAGCTTCCACCAAATATACTCAAGGTAAATGCGAGGGATTGCGAATCACTGGAGAGATTCTTGATATTGCCCAAGTCTTTGAAAATGCTAGAGATGAACTTGTGGAATTGCCATAGATTTAGTTACAGTCTGTGCTATGACATGGTGGAAAATATTTTGCTGAATAATCAG CACAATACCCGGTTTGGTCTTGTATTACCTGATAGTGAGGTTCCGAAGTGGTTCCATTGTTCGAAGGAGGTTGCTGCTAATGAAAAAGGCCCATCCAGTACATGTGCAATTTCTTTTGAAATCCCTAGCAAATTGAATTGGGAGAACATAGGACTGGCTGTTTGTTCTGTTCTGGAAAGACGTAGTTTTATGACCCGCGATGGAGTTGATATTTCCATCAATGGGGTATTCATACATCGGTGTTCCGATTTGCCCAGTTGGCGCCGTTCCAATTGGCTCTATCCAACGGCAGACCATATGTGGCTAACTTATTTTCCATTATCAGATGAAATAAAGGGAAAGGTGGATCAAAAGGGTTGGGTACCCATAGACTATTATGGCAAGTATCCCATTGAGCTAACTTATCAGTGTCAAGTGGAATTTTACTGCTCCGCTCAAATCAAAAGCTGTGGGGTTCACCTCATATGCCAACCACCGAAAGAATATTCAAATAAGATTGTAATGGCGGCCGAACCTGCCCATGAGAGTGGCATGCCGATGGCTTTCCCCTGCGAATTGATGAATTCGATGAATTTGGAAGTTAAGGTTGTGGGTGAAGCCAGATCTACTCAAATTGATGAATTTGGCTTTCAACGAGAACTCCAAAATGCTGTTTCAGAATCTTATATTACAGATGAAGCTCGGCTAGTTGATGGTGCCAGCATGTCAGAACCACTAGCCCAGCCTCATTCTGGAGAGGAAGACCAGGATCGCTCTACAAAATATGTATCTGGGTCAGCTACCGCGACAACCACGTCACAACTACAAACACCAAATGCAAAGTCGAGAAAACGGAAATGGAAAAATGTGCAAGCATCAGGTCCATCTTCCCCATCACCAAGTGTGCTCAACTCAATAGAGCCCTCAAATGAAGCAGGTGGGAGTTCAAGTCCCCCCTCCGGAGAAGCTGCATTTCCTCAAATTATGGCCATGCAGGATATGATGAATCAG CTAATGACTGTGCAAAAAGAATTGCAAAAGCAGATGACAATGATGGTTCCTGTCCTAATTACAAATGAAGGCAAACGATTAGAGTCAGCTCTCAGTCGGAGTACAGAGAAGGCTGTAAAGGCCAATAATATTGCTTTGAGGGCTCTGTCTCAAGAAGAGAATGCAAAGAATGAGAAATTATTGCGAGACCGTACTCAACAAGTAACTGGTTTGATTGTGAACAAGGACTTTCCAGCCATGTTAGAGAAAATGGTAAAAAATGAAATAGCTGCTGTTGGACCAGCTGTTGTTCGTGCGATCACTCCAGCTACGGAGAAAACAATACCTTTGGTTATATCTGATTGCTTTCAG AGAGGAGTGGGAGATAAAGCAGTTAATCAATTGGAAAAATCAGCTAACTCAAAACTTGAAGCTACTGTATCCAGGCAAATCGAGGCGCAGTTTCAAACATCGGGTAAACAAGCTCTTCAG GATGCTCTCAAGTCTAGCATGGAAGCTTCAGTGGTACCTGCCTTTGAGAAGTCATGTAAAGCCATGTTTGAGCAAGTAGATGCCACAGTCCAGAAAGTAATGGTTGAACATGCAACTGTGGCTCAGCAGCATTTTGAGTCTGCACATTCGCCGTTGGCCCATGCTTTAAGG GAAGCTATTAGCTCTGCATCATcagtgactcaaaccctaagcGGAGAACTGGCTGATGGTCAACGCAAGTTAGTAGCTCTTGCAGCTGCACGGGGAAACTCAAGTGCAGTAAATCCTGACTGTTGTTCCGCCATGTGTAATGCATTATG GTGA
- the LOC112196990 gene encoding disease resistance protein RUN1 isoform X5: MQKHSRKATFNCSSKAKNEKQNMASLTNEAASSSSSSLPHSSTDHQNHYTYEVFLSFRGEDTRFNFTDHLHTALCQKGIETFRDDKLSRGEDISQELLKAIEESRVSIIVFSQNYASSRWCLDELVKILECRKSRGHEVRPVFYKVDPSDVRHQRGAFGEAFATLDQCKYKDSIGKWKATLKEAADLSGWPIKDGEYEGKFIRKIVGELSARVVNPSCMLQIATHPIGIESCRQDVNRLLHAKENIVCMVGIWGPGGIGKTTIAKAVFNSIRHNFEGSCFLEDVRSNGLAPLQERLLFDIFRDSTLKVCNVDQGVNFIKTWMRKKKVLVVLDDVSHSSQLQNLVPSHDCFSPGSRILITTRDKRWLIAHQVDEVYEVKMLNDRQALNLFSLNAFKRNDPPGDYLELAQRVVRYAQGLPLALIVLGSHLFLKSRDEWEATLDGCKGEDPHIEIINVLKISYDALGVDLKGYFLDIACFFKGKYVDNVKPILEACYDLKSLIGIAQLKQKALIRIDYETFKGGRIWMHDLIEEMGKEIVRQEGESSGRSRLWKYDDVDHVLTDNMGTKKIKGIEVEGQLGKTICLNAKSFSEMKNLRYFVSDYFAHYSGNIDYLSNELRWLNWSGCPIQSFPSNFHPRKLVALHIPYSRFIRRLWEGLKNFPILTSMDLRCCKSLTELPNFTGIPNLKELNLYGCESLVVVHQSVGFLDKLVTLSLEGCYKLVKLPTEISLKSLIAMDLSDCRRLEEFPKIIGKIDSFKKLNLSHTSIKELHSSIGNLMGLNELNLADCKNLTTIPCSIYELQNVEILDVSGCSNLVTFPTKASISYDHDSGSLALPKLRALRINRCNLSTADFIGSLGCFETLTELDLSSNNFVSVPALGKFVNLPRIDLYCCKRLREIPELPPNILKVNARDCESLERFLILPKSLKMLEMNLWNCHRFSYSLCYDMVENILLNNQHNTRFGLVLPDSEVPKWFHCSKEVAANEKGPSSTCAISFEIPSKLNWENIGLAVCSVLERRSFMTRDGVDISINGVFIHRCSDLPSWRRSNWLYPTADHMWLTYFPLSDEIKGKVDQKGWVPIDYYGKYPIELTYQCQVEFYCSAQIKSCGVHLICQPPKEYSNKIVMAAEPAHESGMPMAFPCELMNSMNLEVKVVGEARSTQIDEFGFQRELQNAVSESYITDEARLVDGASMSEPLAQPHSGEEDQDRSTKYVSGSATATTTSQLQTPNAKSRKRKWKNVQASGPSSPSPSVLNSIEPSNEAGGSSSPPSGEAAFPQIMAMQDMMNQLMTVQKELQKQMTMMVPVLITNEGKRLESALSRSTEKAVKANNIALRALSQEENAKNEKLLRDRTQQVTGLIVNKDFPAMLEKMVKNEIAAVGPAVVRAITPATEKTIPLVISDCFQRGVGDKAVNQLEKSANSKLEATVSRQIEAQFQTSGKQALQDALKSSMEASVVPAFEKSCKAMFEQVDATVQKVMVEHATVAQQHFESAHSPLAHALREAISSASSVTQTLSGELADGQRDAAGMC; the protein is encoded by the exons ATGCAAAAGCACTCTAGGAAGGCAACATTCAACTGTTCGAGCAAAGCAAAGAACGAAAAGCAAAATATGGCTTCTCTGACCAATGAAGCAGccagttcttcatcttcttctctcccaCATTCTTCTACTGATCACCAAAATCATTACACATACGAGGTGTTTCTGAGTTTTCGAGGCGAGGATACACGCTTTAATTTTACAGATCATTTGCACACTGCTTTGTGTCAGAAGGGAATTGAGACCTTTAGAGATGATAAGCTTAGCAGAGGAGAGGACATATCACAAGAGCTCCTTAAAGCAATTGAGGAGTCCAGAGTTTCAATCATTGTCTTCTCTCAAAACTATGCTTCCTCAAGGTGGTGCCTAGATGAACTGGTCAAGATACTTGAATGCAGAAAATCAAGAGGACACGAGGTTAGACCGGTTTTCTACAAGGTGGATCCCTCAGATGTCCGACACCAAAGAGGTGCTTTCGGTGAGGCATTTGCTACGCTTGATCAATGCAAATACAAGGATAGCATAGGCAAATGGAAGGCAACTCTTAAGGAAGCAGCAGATTTGTCTGGATGGCCTATCAAGGATGGCGA GTATGAGGGTAAATTTATCAGGAAGATTGTTGGGGAGTTGTCCGCCCGAGTAGTAAACCCTTCATGTATGTTGCAAATTGCTACACATCCAATTGGAATAGAGTCTTGTAGACAAGACGTCAACAGACTTTTACATGCCAAGGAAAATATTGTTTGCATGGTAGGCATATGGGGGCCTGGTGGAATAGGAAAGACTACCATCGCGAAAGCTGTGTTTAATTCAATTCGCCATAACTTTGAAGGTAGCTGTTTTTTGGAAGATGTTAGATCAAATGGCCTAGCCCCACTACAGGAGAGACTTTTGTTTGATATTTTCAGGGACTCAACTTTGAAGGTGTGCAATGTTGATCAAGGAGTCAATTTTATAAAGACATGGAtgcgaaaaaaaaaagttcttgtAGTCCTTGATGACGTCAGTCATTCTAGCCAATTACAGAATTTAGTTCCATCCCATGATTGTTTTAGCCCCGGCAGTAGAATTCtcataacaacaagagataaaCGTTGGCTAATTGCTCATCAAGTTGATGAAGTATATGAGGTCAAGATGTTAAATGATCGTCAAGCTTTGAATTTGTTTAGTTTGAATGCATTCAAAAGAAATGATCCTCCAGGCGATTATCTGGAACTTGCACAACGTGTTGTACGCTATGCCCAGGGCCTTCCATTAGCTTTGATAGTTTTAGGCTCTCATCTATTTCTTAAAAGCAGGGATGAGTGGGAAGCTACATTAGATGGTTGTAAAGGAGAAGATCCACACATAGAGATAATAAACGTTCTCAAAATAAGTTATGATGCTCTGGGAGTAGATTTAAAAGGATATTTTCTTGATATCGCTTGTTTCTTTAAGGGTAAGTATGTAGACAATGTGAAACCAATACTAGAAGCTTGCTACGACCTCAAATCATTGATTGGTATTGCACAACTCAAACAAAAGGCCTTAATTAGAATTGACTATGAGACTTTCAAGGGTGGTAGGATTTGGATGCATGACTTGATAGAAGAAATGGGTAAAGAAATAGTGCGTCAGGAGGGTGAATCTAGCGGAAGGAGTAGATTGTGGAAATATGATGATGTCGACCATGTTTTAACAGATAATATG ggaacaaagaaaataaaaggcaTCGAAGTAGAGGGGCAGCTAGGAAAAACGATATGTTTGAATGCTAAAAGCTTTTCAGAGATGAAAAATCTTAGATACTTTGTCAGCGATTATTTTGCACACTATTCTGGGAATATCGATTATCTATCCAATGAGTTGAGGTGGCTTAATTGGTCCGGATGTCCGATACAATCATTTCCTTCAAATTTTCATCCAAGGAAACTTGTTGCTCTCCATATTCCATACAGCCGTTTTATCAGACGACTATGGGAGGGACTGAAG AATTTTCCAATTCTAACATCTATGGACTTAAGATGTTGTAAATCCCTAACAGAACTCCCGAACTTCACCGGAATACCCAACTTGAAAGAGCTGAATTTATATGGTTGTGAAAGTCTAGTTGTGGTTCATCAGTCTGTTGGATTCCTAGATAAGCTTGTGACCTTAAGTCTTGAAGGCTGCTATAAACTTGTTAAGTTGCCAACCGAAATTAGCTTGAAATCTCTCATTGCTATGGATCTTAGTGATTGTCGTAGGCTAGaggaatttccaaaaattattgGAAAGATAGATTCCTTTAAAAAGTTGAACCTATCACACACTAGCATTAAAGAATTGCATTCATCAATTGGAAATCTCATGGGGCTTAATGAGTTGAATCTAGCAGATTGTAAAAATCTTACAACAATACCATGCAGCATATATGAGTTACAAAATGTAGAGATCCTAGATGTGAGTGGATGCTCAAATCTCGTTACATTTCCAACAAAAGCAAGCATTTCATATGATCATGACAGTGGTTCATTAGCGCTTCCCAAGCTCCGTGCACTGAGAATCAACAGATGTAATTTATCAACTGCTGATTTCATTGGGAGTCTTGgttgctttgaaacattaaccgAACTTGATCTCTCAAGTAACAATTTTGTCAGTGTTCCTGCACTTGGCAAATTTGTCAACTTGCCAAGGATTGACTTGTATTGTTGCAAGAGACTTCGCGAGATTCCAGAGCTTCCACCAAATATACTCAAGGTAAATGCGAGGGATTGCGAATCACTGGAGAGATTCTTGATATTGCCCAAGTCTTTGAAAATGCTAGAGATGAACTTGTGGAATTGCCATAGATTTAGTTACAGTCTGTGCTATGACATGGTGGAAAATATTTTGCTGAATAATCAG CACAATACCCGGTTTGGTCTTGTATTACCTGATAGTGAGGTTCCGAAGTGGTTCCATTGTTCGAAGGAGGTTGCTGCTAATGAAAAAGGCCCATCCAGTACATGTGCAATTTCTTTTGAAATCCCTAGCAAATTGAATTGGGAGAACATAGGACTGGCTGTTTGTTCTGTTCTGGAAAGACGTAGTTTTATGACCCGCGATGGAGTTGATATTTCCATCAATGGGGTATTCATACATCGGTGTTCCGATTTGCCCAGTTGGCGCCGTTCCAATTGGCTCTATCCAACGGCAGACCATATGTGGCTAACTTATTTTCCATTATCAGATGAAATAAAGGGAAAGGTGGATCAAAAGGGTTGGGTACCCATAGACTATTATGGCAAGTATCCCATTGAGCTAACTTATCAGTGTCAAGTGGAATTTTACTGCTCCGCTCAAATCAAAAGCTGTGGGGTTCACCTCATATGCCAACCACCGAAAGAATATTCAAATAAGATTGTAATGGCGGCCGAACCTGCCCATGAGAGTGGCATGCCGATGGCTTTCCCCTGCGAATTGATGAATTCGATGAATTTGGAAGTTAAGGTTGTGGGTGAAGCCAGATCTACTCAAATTGATGAATTTGGCTTTCAACGAGAACTCCAAAATGCTGTTTCAGAATCTTATATTACAGATGAAGCTCGGCTAGTTGATGGTGCCAGCATGTCAGAACCACTAGCCCAGCCTCATTCTGGAGAGGAAGACCAGGATCGCTCTACAAAATATGTATCTGGGTCAGCTACCGCGACAACCACGTCACAACTACAAACACCAAATGCAAAGTCGAGAAAACGGAAATGGAAAAATGTGCAAGCATCAGGTCCATCTTCCCCATCACCAAGTGTGCTCAACTCAATAGAGCCCTCAAATGAAGCAGGTGGGAGTTCAAGTCCCCCCTCCGGAGAAGCTGCATTTCCTCAAATTATGGCCATGCAGGATATGATGAATCAG CTAATGACTGTGCAAAAAGAATTGCAAAAGCAGATGACAATGATGGTTCCTGTCCTAATTACAAATGAAGGCAAACGATTAGAGTCAGCTCTCAGTCGGAGTACAGAGAAGGCTGTAAAGGCCAATAATATTGCTTTGAGGGCTCTGTCTCAAGAAGAGAATGCAAAGAATGAGAAATTATTGCGAGACCGTACTCAACAAGTAACTGGTTTGATTGTGAACAAGGACTTTCCAGCCATGTTAGAGAAAATGGTAAAAAATGAAATAGCTGCTGTTGGACCAGCTGTTGTTCGTGCGATCACTCCAGCTACGGAGAAAACAATACCTTTGGTTATATCTGATTGCTTTCAG AGAGGAGTGGGAGATAAAGCAGTTAATCAATTGGAAAAATCAGCTAACTCAAAACTTGAAGCTACTGTATCCAGGCAAATCGAGGCGCAGTTTCAAACATCGGGTAAACAAGCTCTTCAG GATGCTCTCAAGTCTAGCATGGAAGCTTCAGTGGTACCTGCCTTTGAGAAGTCATGTAAAGCCATGTTTGAGCAAGTAGATGCCACAGTCCAGAAAGTAATGGTTGAACATGCAACTGTGGCTCAGCAGCATTTTGAGTCTGCACATTCGCCGTTGGCCCATGCTTTAAGG GAAGCTATTAGCTCTGCATCATcagtgactcaaaccctaagcGGAGAACTGGCTGATGGTCAAC GTGATGCGGCAGGCATGTGCTGA